The following coding sequences are from one Salvia hispanica cultivar TCC Black 2014 chromosome 3, UniMelb_Shisp_WGS_1.0, whole genome shotgun sequence window:
- the LOC125209539 gene encoding uncharacterized protein LOC125209539 yields the protein MDDLWNEAWDSLIQEVQREADEEDEAAEGSIRLSNFQKCTSAIRQLAYAGPTDMFDEYQQIGETTSLEVFRRFCKGMREVFGPEFLRKPNSDECQRLLDIHGVEWKNCPVAWKAQFTASFKSKHPSMILEAVADYCLRIWHAYFGVAVSNNDINVLQSSPLFNDECRGEGPEISFVANGTQYRMGYYLADGIYPRWPVFVKTLRQPAGARRQYFARKQEAARKDVERVFGVLQADGPLYAARHEFERWAPEDGASTSHGVASAPIQMGVPRSNEYLIQCFADIRRSTTHDQLQVDLIEEVWARRGGGVA from the exons atggatgatttgtgGAATGAAGCATGGGATTCTTTGATTCAAGAGGTGCAGAGGGAAGCCGACGAGGAGGATGAGGCGGCGGAGGGATC GATCAGACTGTCTAATTTTCAGAAATGCACCTCTGCAATAAGGCAGCTTGCCTATGCCGGACCGActgatatgttcgacgaataccaACAGATAGGTGAGACGACTAGTCTAGAGGTGTTCCGGCGGTTTTGTAAGGGCATGCGGGAAGTCTTTGGTCCGGAGTTCCTACGAAAGCCAAACTCTGATGAGTGCCAGAGACTGCTAGATATACACGGTGTG GAGTGGAAAAACTGCCCGGTGGCGTGGAAAGCCCAGTTCACTGCTAGTTTCAAAAGCAAACATCCTTCGATGATCCTGGAAGCCGTTGCTGACTACTGTTTgcggatctggcatgcgtatttcggtGTTGCAGTTTcaaacaacgacatcaacgttcTGCAGTCGTCGCCTCTCTTCAATGATGAGTGCCGGGGAGAGGGTCCAGAGATCAGTTTCGTAGCAAACGGCACGCAGTATCGCatgggatactatttggcaGATGGAATATACCCTCGTTGGCCCGTATTCGTCAAGACACTTCGCCAACCGGCTGGAGCGAGAAGACAATATTTTGCACGAAAACAAGAGGCCGCTAGAAAAGATGTTGAGCGAGtttttggtgtgctccaagcGGATGGGCCATTATACGCTGCCCGACACGAGTTTG AACGTTGGGCACCGGAAGATGGTGCAAGTACAAGTCACGGCGTTGCCTCCGCGCCGATACAGATGGGTGTACCACGTAGTAATGAATATCTGATCCAATGTTTCGCTGATATACGCAGGAGCACAACACATGACCAACTCCAGGTCGATTTGATTGAAGAGGTCTGGGCACGTAGGGGAGGCGGCGTAGCGTGA